Genomic DNA from Deinococcus humi:
ACCCGTGGCCTGCCCACCCGGCTGTCGGACGCTGCGGCCATGCTGCCGGGTGCCGCGCCGCGCTTTGCCGCCGTACGAACCGCCGAGCGTGGGCTGGATCTGGCTTTTCTGAGTCGCCTGATTGACCGCGGCGAATTAAAAGTGCCGGTGGACCGGGTGTTTGCCCTGGCCGACATTCGCGCCGCACATGAATATGCCGAGGGGCCGGAGGTGCGCGGGAAAGTGGTGCTGTCTTTGGAGTGATGGTTCACAGCATGCCCTGGCTCTGCGCAGCGGTCCTGGCAGGCACCGAAGCCTGACATGCGCTTGAAGCAGTCAGGTTCTGGACCGCCAGCGCTCACGTTCCCGCCGCGGCTTTGCAGTCCTCCCTGGCAGGGGTCTCTGAAGATGAACAACGCAAGAAACCCTTGGTCAGCACGGCGTTGAAAGCGTGTTGACCGCCGTTCATGCATGACCCACGCCGCAAATGTGATGACCTGGAAAGCCAGCGGCCTTTAAGCTCCACCCACACCCTGGACCGGTTGCAAGGGCTGGCGTGCCGCCGCCTCCCGTTTCCTTTGCCTCAGTGCTCCAGGGCCTCCTTGCCATGAACCTGCCACCTGCCCCAGCTCCTCCCCAGCCTGAACAGGCTTCCACGCTGCCTGCTGATCCAGCCGGGCTGGTGCGGTGGATTCCCCCGCTCGCGGCGGCCATCGGCCTGCTGATTCTGGTGTTCCTGCGCATCGCTGCCCCGCCGTACGTGGGCCTCCTGAGCCTGATCATTGTCTACGGCAGCCTGGCTCGGTTCGGCCCACGCACCTTCAGAGCCCCCCTGCTCCACAGCGCCGCGCCGGTCTACGCCCTCACCCTGCTGCTGGCCTGGGGCCTGGCGCTGTACCGGTTGCCGGACCATCCCGCCACGCCGATGGTCCGCCTGGCCGTTCTGCTGCACCTCACCACTGTGTACGTCTTTCTGTTTGTGCGGGGGTCACCGGCGGGCGCGGCCCGCTGGGCCTGGGGCACCCTGACCCTGCTGATTCTCACCGCACTGCCCCACGCCTGGCGGACGCTGGGTCAGACCGGGGTCTTCGACAGCCTGACCCTGCCGGTGACCCTGCTGTTTTCTCACGGCGCGCTGATCACGGCACTCCACCTGTTCAGCACCTTTCGGGAGCGGGCGGCCTACAGCGAGGGACGGGCACAGGCGCTGGATGAACTGGCCCACCGTGACGCGCTGACCGGCCTGCTCAACCGCCGCGCGCTCGAGCGTGACCTGGAGGCGGTGGTGGCCGCCTCCAGCGCGGGGCTGCGCCTGGCCGTGGTGGACGTCGACGGCCTTAAGGCGGTCAACGACCGTCTGGGACACGCGGCGGGGGACGATCTGCTGCGCCGGTTCGCTCAGGGCTTTGCGCAGGAGGTGGGCGCGCTCGGGCAGGTGTACCGGATCAGCGGAGATGAGTTCGCGCTGCTGTTGCCGGAAGGGGCACTCGCGGCCGAGGGCCTCATCGGCCGGGTCACCCAGACGGTGCAGGCGGTGTATCCGGGGGCGGCGGCCAGTGTGGGAACAGCCCGCTGGCGGGCCGGGGAAACGGCGGGGGCCTGGCTGTCGCGCGCGGACGGGGCGATGTACCGGCACAAGCGCCGGGGCGGTCCAGGCCGGTGAATCGGCCAACTCCACCCTTCGCCTGTCCGCAGCCAACGCCGCGACGGGCCGGCACCCCCCACCCATTCGATGATCCGCGGTGGGCGCAAGGAGACGGGGCGGGGACCGCTGGAGCCCGGCCCAGCACACAGCGTCAACAGGGGAAGGGATGAAGCATCCGGACGGCACGCCGATGACGCCCGAAGAGTGGAGTGTGGAGCGGCTGTGGCGCTGGGAACGACTGAACCGGCAGCAGCGCTCGTTGCACCCTGTCGCCCAGCGGTTCTTGCCTCTGTTCAAGCGGTACGCCGAGGGGGAGCTGGGCAACATGGCCGAGCTGATTGACGCGCTGGAACGTGACCAGGCCCAGCGCTGCACGCTGCAGAACCTGGACACCCCTGAAGGCTCCGAATAAAAGCCGCTTGCCCCACCAGCCCTTTCGGCGGTCACTGAGGACGATGGTGGCTGGCTCCAGCCCATCCCAGCCTCTGAGACAGGGTCTTCACCCAGCGCTGATGCGCCTCGTCGTGCCTGGTCATAACCCGGGGATGGTGGAGCACTCGAGTGCGCACCAGCGTTTGTGATCGGTCTCTCCCCCATTGGATGAAGTTTTTCGGCGTCCGCCCGGCCTTGATGCGCATCACGCCCCCCCCTACACTTCGCGGGTGACCCATCTGTCCCCCATGACGCTGGGGCCGGCACCGGAATACCGGCGTCTCGTCGAGGAGATGCCCATCATGCTCTGGACCGCCGACGCCGCCGGCCGCTGGACCCATGTCAATGGCCGCTGGACCGAGTACACCGGCCTGATCGGCGAGGCCCAGGGCTTCGGGTTTGAGGCCGCCCTGCACCCGGATGACGTGGCCCCCACCCTGGAAGTGTGGACCGCGGCCATTCACAGCGGACAGCCTTACGACATCGAATACCGGCTGCGCGATACCCACGGCCAGCACCGCTGGTTCGTCGTGCGAGGACGCAAGGTCAGCGCCCCAGGTGCGGACGACGTGACCTGGGTGGGCAGTTGCACCGACATCGACGCGCAAAAGCAGGCCGAGGTGGCCGCCCTGAACGCGCAGCGCGCCGCGGTGCGCGCCCTGGGATTGGCGCTGGAAGTGAGGGATGGAGATACCGGGGGGCACACGGACCGGGTGGTGGGGCAGGCCCTGGCCCTTGGACGGGCGTTGGGACTCGGTGCGGCGGATCTGGAAGCCCTCGAACTGGGCGCGACCCTGCACGACGTGGGGAAGATTGGCATTCCAGACCAGGTGCTGCGCAAGCCCGCTGCCCTGGACCTGGATGAGCGGATGCTCATTCAAGCCCATCCCGCCCAGGGCGCACGCTTCGCCGCCGCGCTGGGCCTCTTGCCACCCGCCGCGCTGGGGGTCATCCGCCACCACCATGAACGCTGGGACGGACAGGGCTATCCCGACGAACTGGCCTGGGACCAGATTCCGTTGCTGGCGCGCATCTTTGCGGTGGTGGACGTATACGACGCGCTGGTCAGCGTGCGGCCGTACAAGGCGGCCTGGACGCCGGAACAGGCTCAGGCGGAGATCGAGCGGCAGGCGGGCACCCAATTTGATCCGCAGGTGGTGCGCGTGTTCCTGGCACTGACTTCCGGGTGAGCGGCCTCTGTGCTGCGTTGTGAACAACCGATCCCCCATTCTCTTGCAAACGCAAGGGTCAGTGACACGCCCCTCCCCCGCCTTGAACAGGGCAGCGGGCACGCTCGAGCGGACCGTTTGTCCGGCCGCTGTCCTCGCGGCGCGGGCGGGCACCCAACCCGTGCCGCAAAGCTCACAGAACACTAACAGGCGCCGTTCGCCCGTCGGGCTTATTTTTTCCTCATTTTCCATCGTTCCAGCCGTTAGGAGGTCGATTCAGGCCCTACACAGCCGTGCTGGGCGGGGGCACCCGATGGGCGGCTGTGGCCGGTCAAGATCGCTGGCAACGGCGTTCTGCCCATGACTTCGCCTTGACGTCGTTCCTGAAGTGTAGGGCTTGATACCTCATTCAGGAGGACGCCCCGCCCAGTGATGAATTTGTCACATTGAACCGGATACAACTAAACCCGGCCAGCAGATGCTGCGGCTGCTTCCCGTCTCAGACACCCTTTCTCGTCTCTTACAAGGAGTTGATATGGCCCTGTTCGGCGACCTTAAACACCAAACGCTCGCTGACCTGGCAAAAGTCCTGCACCGCCACACCGGGACGTTGTTTTTTCATGCCGCCTATCAGGGCAAGACCGTTGAATTGGTGTTGAACAGAGGGCAGCTGCGTGCGATGTACCTGGACGGATTTCCGGTGGAAGCCCTGGCCCGGGCACGGGGCATCCTCTATCAGCTGCACACCCAGAGTCACGGGGCCTTCGAGTTCCACCGACAGGCCCTGCTCGTGGGCGACGTTCGTTTCTATGATCAGCCGTTCGCCAGCCTGGTTCACGAGCTGGTCGAGTCGGCGAGTCCTGGGACGACCGGACCGGTGATTCCCGACGATCAACTGCCGCATCCCGAGACACGCTTCGTGCCCGTGCCCCATTCCCCGCCCGTGCCCGGTTCGCTCGCGTCACTCTGGACCCTCGTGCAACCCCACCTGACGGGGGGCAGCAGCGCCGCCGAACTCGCGCCGCAGCTGGGGCTGTCACCACACGACATGCAGACGGTCCTGTACCGGCTGCGGGCCATGGACCTGATCGCGCCCCAGCGGGCGGCGGTCTCACGCCCACCACCCACGGCCCACCATCCGGCGCTGCCGCATGGACACGGGATCTTCACCGTAGATGACCTCGTGCCCGTCACGCTCCCCCCCACTTCTCCTGCCCCCCAACCGCTGGTGCAGCGTTTGCTGGGTGCGCTTCGCCGCTTCACCCAGGGAGGCGCCGCATGACCGCCACCGAGGCGCCGCTCAAGCTGGTGGTCTCCGGGCCTGTTGGCGCCGGCAAGACCACCTTTGTCCAGACCATCTCCGAGACCCCCGTCGTCGCCACCGAGGCCGAGGCCAGCGAGGACATCGGCAAGACACACACCACCGTCGCCTTCGACTTCGGCACCCTGCGCCTGGACGGTCAGGACGTGCACCTGTACGGCACGCCCGGCCAGGACCGCTTCAACTTCATGTGGGAAGTGTTGTGCGAGGGCGCCCTCGGACTGGTGCTGCTGGTGGCCGGAGACCGCCCCGAGGACTTTGCCCACGCCCGCAACATGCTCGATTTCATCACCAGCCGCATTCCGGTGCCGTTTCTGGTGGGCGTGACCCGGCAGGATCAGGCCTCGGTGTGGCTGCCGGAGGACGTGGCGTTGTACTTCGGCCTGCCTGAAACGCAGGTGGTGGGCCTGAACGCCACCTGCCCGGATCAGGTGCGCCGGACGCTGGCCACTCTGCTGGAACTGCAGCTGGCCCCAGCGCTGCGGACCGAACACCACCCTTCCCCCTTCATCCACTGACCCTTCTGAATTCGCCTTTTTTCACGTGTCCCGGGAGCACCCCCTTCCCGGAAAGGATCCACCATGACCGCCACCATGAGCAAGCAAGACCAGCTGACCTCCACCCTCACCACCCTGCGCGGCGCGCTGCCTGAACTGCGCGGCGCGCTGGTGGCCACCGTCGACGGCCTGCCCATCGCGCAGGACATGGGCGGCGGCGTGGACGCCAACCGCGTGGCGGCCATGGCCGCCACCGCCCTGGGGCTGGGCAAGCGCATCAACGACACCCTGGGTTCGGGCCAGCTCACCGACATGAGTGTGGGCGGCACCGATGGGCAGGTCTACATCTACGCTGCGGGCAAGAAAGGCGTGTTGGCCGTTGTCGCGCCCGCGGGCGTCAATCTGGGGCTGCTGCACATGGAAGCCCGCGACGCGGCCCAGAGCGTCTCCATCATCCTGTAAGGCCAGCACTGCCGCTCACTGTTCGTCACCCTGATGTCCTGCGAGCGGCAGCGAACACCCGCACCGCCATCTGGAGCACCAACGCTCCCTTCCCGGAGGCCCCATGGCCACACTGTCCACTTCACTCGCGGGGCTGCTCGGCACCCTGTACCCAAGGAGAACTCCCATGACTGCCACCATTGCTCCCCTGCGCCCTCAGCTGGGCGACTTCAGCTCCATCGTCTGCTTCAAGGCCGTGATCGTCGGTGTCGAGGATACCCTCGGCCCAGACGGCGCCGCCGTGGTCTTTATCCGCGCGGGCAAGGTGCGGGGCCGGAATCTGGCCACCGAGCTGGGCGTGGCCGGCAGCAACGTCCCCGTCGAGCAACTCGCGGGACTGCTGAACGCGGCCATCGGTAAGGACGGGACCTGCCTGGCGGCCGTGACCGCGTCCTACCGCGAGGGCGAGGACATTGTCATCGAGACCCAGGACACCATGTGTCTGGCGGGCGAGGCCCTGGGCAGTGACCGCAAGTGCACCTTCACGCTGGGCGCGGTGTGGGGCGCGCTGGAAGCCATCACCGGCGAGCTGTTCACGGGCGAACACACCGACAGCGTGCTGCGCGGCGGCACCAGCGACAAGTTCGTCTTCAGCCCGCTTTAAGCGGTGTGCAGCGCCCTCACCAGTCCTGGTGAGGGCGTTTCGTTGTCCGCCCTTCAGACAGGTGATGCATGATGAGAGCTTCCGCGCCGGCGGTCAGTGCCCGGTCACACAGGCCCGCCACCTCCGAACAACCTGAACACCCCATGCGGCTGGCCCGATGCGCCGCAGCATGGTCGCCAACCGCCCATGCTGGACGGGTGGCGCTGTTGGCCGTCGCGGTCGCGCGACAGCTGGAATTGCCTGCGGCTCAGGTACGCGAGGTGTACCGGGCAGGCCTGATTCATGATCTGGGCAAGCTGTTCGTGCCGCCTCAGGTGCGCCGCAAGCCCACGGCGCTCACCGCGCACGAGTGGGGCCAGATGCAGCGTCATCCGGTATACAGCGCCCGCCTGATCCGCCTGCTGCCTGGATTGTCCCGTACGGTCCGGCGGGCCGCACGGCATCACCATGAACGCTGGGACGGCACGGGCTATCCGGCTGGTCTTTCTGGCGAGGCCATTCCCCTGCTGGCGCGGATTCTGGCGGTGTGTGATGTCTACGACGCGCTCAGTTCGCCGCGCAGTTACAAGCGGGCGTGGGAGCCGGGGGCCGTACAGCGGGAGTTCAAGGCCCAGACCGGCAGCCACTTCGATCCGCAAATCGTGGCGGCACTGGGCGAAGTGCTGCGCTGGCCGTTCCACTCAGGCTCCAAGACCTGAGCCTGTTGGAGAGTCAGACCGTCAGCCTCATTGAATCTTACCCCCATTTCTCGTTTCATTCCGATATGACCGGCTGGACTGCTCAAAACGCTGGCTCGGCCTGGCGACCTTAGGAAACGTGCTGAGGCTCTCTACGGGTAGTTTCAGACTGTCAGTTTTGGGTATACCCCAACTGGACGTCAGATGGAGGGCTGAAAAGCGTCAGATTAGGGTTGATTTTAGCGTTATCCGACAGTAGGCTGTCGGGGTCTAGACCCTAACCTGACAGGAGCCGCCATGAATAAATCCACCAGAGGCCACCGCCTCGGCTACACCCGCGTCTCGTCCGAATGACCAGAACACCATCCGCCAACTGGATGGGCTGAGCTTCGACAAGGTCTTCACCGACAAGGTGAGCGGCGGCAATGCCCAGCGCCCGCAGTTGACCGCCCTGCTGGGTCACGCCCGCGAGGGGGACACCGTGGTAGTGCACAGCATGGACCGCCTGGCCCGCAATCTCGATGACCTGCGCTCCCTGGTCAACGGGCTGACGGAGAAGGGCGTGCGCGTCGAGTTCATCAAGGAAGGGCTGACCTTTACTGGAGAGGATTCCGCGATGTCCAAGCTGCTCCTGAGCGTGATGGGGGCCTTTGCGGAGTTCGAGCGTTCCCTGATCCGCGAGCGCCAGCGCGAAGGCATCACGGCGGCCAAAAAGGCTGGGGGGTACAAGGGACGCAGAAAGACCCTGACCGCTGCCCAGGTCAGTGAGTTGCAGCGGCGCGCGGAGAAGGGCGAGTCGAAAGCCAGCCTCGCCAGAGACCTCGGGATTAGCCGGGAGACGGTCTATCAGTATCTCAAGACCGCACGGGACGTATAAATTGGACACCGGGTGCATACCGCGCTATCCTGTGCAACATCAAAGGCGACCTCCGGGTCGCCTTCTTCATGCCAGCCCCCTACCCCACGCCCCTCATTCCGCTCACCGAGGTCAAAAGATGAACTGGGGATTGGCCAGTGGACTGACGGTGGCGCTCGCGCTCTGGACGAGCCAGTTCCTGCCCCTCGGTGCGGTCCCAGCATTCGCTTTCGCCTGGCTCCTTCACTGGCTGCTGATGATTGTGGCGGTCAAGGTTGTCCCTCAGAGCCTCCGCAGGACGGCTGGACCCCTCACCTTCAACGTGGGACCGAGTGAGTTCCAGTGGTACCGGAGGCTGGGGGTAAGGGCTTTTGACCGGGGCCTCGATCTGATCGGATGGAACTGGATGATTCGGGAGGCCAGAGGGTATACCGGGAAGCGGGGGGCGCTTGCGGGATTGGCGGAGGAGACCTGGCGTTCCGAACTGGGCCACGCCTGGGCGTTCCTGACCACCTGTCTGATCGCCCTTCCACTGTGGTTTTCGCAGTCAGACGTGGTCACTGGGTTGCTGGTGCTGACGGTGCCTTTGCACGTCTACCCCATGATGTTGCAGCGCCTGCTGCGCTGGCGCATTCAGCAGCTTCAGGGGTAAACGAAGATGGCCCGCCAAGGCCCTTTAATGCGCCCCGCCCTTCTTTGGCCTCAGGTGCAGCGCCGCCACGATGAGTCCGCCCAGCAGCACGCCCACGAGGGCAGACCCCAGCGTTTCCACCAGCCACTCCACCACGCCCGCTGCGAAAGGGATGGCCCCGCCCGCTGCTAGCGCCAATTCGTGCAGCGTGTGGGCGGGCCAGCTCAACCCAAACTTGTCCAGCCCGTCGGTGATGATGTGACCGCCCACCCACAGCATCGCCGCCGTGCCGATTACCGACAGCGCCGACATCACCACTGGCATGCCCTTGACCAAGCCGCGCCCCACTGCCTGCGCCGTCCTGGAACCAGTAGCCGCCAGCCGCACGCCAAGATCGTCAGCCTTCACGATCAAGCCCACCACGCCGTACACCAGCGCCGTGATCATCAGCGCCACCAGCACCAGGATCAGCGCGCGGGAAAAGAGGGGCTGCGCGGCCACTTCCGCCAGCGAGATTGCCATGATTTCCGCCGACAGGATGAAATCGGTGCGGATTGCGCCCGAGACCATCTTCTCCTCGTGGGCGTCGCTGGCGAGCTTGATGACGTCCTCTCCCTCTGGGTTGTGGTGGCCCCAGACCGCCTCGTACAGCTTCTCGGCCCCCTCGAAACACAGGTACGCCCCGCCCACCATCAGCAGCGGATTCAGTGCCCACGGCAGAAACTGGCTCAGCAGCAGCGCGGCGGGCAAAATAAACACGATCTTGTTTTTCAGCGAACCCCTGGCGATGCGCCAGATGATCGGCAGTTCGCGGTCCGGCGTGAAGCCCGTGACATAACGGGGCGTGACCGCCGTGTCGTCCACCACCACGCCAATGGCCTTGACCCCGGCCTTGCCCGCCGCCGCGCCGATGTCGTCGATAGAGGCGGCGGCCAGTTTGGCCAGGGCGGCCACGTCATCGAGCAGGGCGACGAGGCCGCCGCTCATCGGCCCACGTCCATGCCTGGGTGAGAAAGACAAAAGCCAGAAAGACGAAAGAGCGCGGGCGGAAGCGGCCAGGAGGTCATCAGGAAGCCCACACTAGCAAGGCTGCATGAAGCCTTCAGCAGCCCTGCACGGAACCATTCGTCCGGGCCGGGCTACGTACACTGCCGGGCATGGACTCTTTCTGGAACGAACTCAAACTGATGCAGGGCCCGCTGGTGGCCTTTGTGCTCAGCGGAATGATCGGCTGGGAACGCGAACGCATGCACCGCAGCGCGGGCCTGCGGACCCACATGCTGGTGGGCATGAGCGCGGCCCTGTTCGTGGTGCTGGCCGAATCCCTGATCGTCTCGTTTGGCACCGACGACAATGGCGTGCGCTTCGACATGATCGGCCTGCTGGGCGCGGTGGTCAGTGGCATTAGTTTCCTGGGGGCCGGGGCGATTTTCTCGGACCGGGGCCAGAAGGCCAAGGGGCTGACCACGGCGGCGGGCCTGCTGGCGACGGCAGGGGTGGGCGTGGCCTGCGGGCTGCACCTCTATGTGTTGGCGACGGGGGCCACCCTGCTGTTTCTGTTCACGCTGGCGGTGGTCCAGCGTCTGGCCCAGGGCGAGACGGACAGCGCCGCCGAGGAGCAGGAGTAGGACGGGCTGCCCGGTCACGGGTGGAAATCCCAGGCGCAGGCGTGACGCGGCACTGCTGGTGTGAGCGGGAGCTTCCATCTTCAGGCGGGGAAGTCCAAAAAAGCTGTGGAGAAAGCGCTCTCGCTTTCTCCACAGCCTATCCAGCCCCGCGCTCAGTTCACTTGAGATTTCCCCTCGGCCAGCTCGCGCTTGTTGGCGCGCACGCTGGACCAGATGGCCGCCGCGATAAATGTCACGCCGATCAATCCAGTAACCAGTTCTGGGATATGCACGTTGCGGTTAGTGCTGCTGAGCATGATGATGGCCAGCGCCAGGATGCCGTAGTGCGCTCCATGTTCCAGAAAGCGGTACCGCGCCAGCGTCCCCTGATGCACCAGGAACAGCGTCAGCGAACGCACGAAGACCGCACCAATCGCCAGCCCCGCCGAGATGATCACGATTTCTTTGGTCACGGCGAAAGCGCCGATCACACCGTCCAGCGAGAAAGACGCGTCCAGCACTTCCAGGTAAAGGAAGGCCGTCAGACCTGCCGCGCCCGCCTTGGCCGCCATGTCATTGGGGTCAAACAGGCCGCCGATAGCGTTCATGGCGAGATAAATCAGCAGACCTACCATGCCCGCCGTGACCGCCGAGAGTTGCTCGGCAGGGGCCACGAAAAAGTG
This window encodes:
- a CDS encoding GGDEF domain-containing protein, whose translation is MNLPPAPAPPQPEQASTLPADPAGLVRWIPPLAAAIGLLILVFLRIAAPPYVGLLSLIIVYGSLARFGPRTFRAPLLHSAAPVYALTLLLAWGLALYRLPDHPATPMVRLAVLLHLTTVYVFLFVRGSPAGAARWAWGTLTLLILTALPHAWRTLGQTGVFDSLTLPVTLLFSHGALITALHLFSTFRERAAYSEGRAQALDELAHRDALTGLLNRRALERDLEAVVAASSAGLRLAVVDVDGLKAVNDRLGHAAGDDLLRRFAQGFAQEVGALGQVYRISGDEFALLLPEGALAAEGLIGRVTQTVQAVYPGAAASVGTARWRAGETAGAWLSRADGAMYRHKRRGGPGR
- a CDS encoding HD domain-containing phosphohydrolase, encoding MTHLSPMTLGPAPEYRRLVEEMPIMLWTADAAGRWTHVNGRWTEYTGLIGEAQGFGFEAALHPDDVAPTLEVWTAAIHSGQPYDIEYRLRDTHGQHRWFVVRGRKVSAPGADDVTWVGSCTDIDAQKQAEVAALNAQRAAVRALGLALEVRDGDTGGHTDRVVGQALALGRALGLGAADLEALELGATLHDVGKIGIPDQVLRKPAALDLDERMLIQAHPAQGARFAAALGLLPPAALGVIRHHHERWDGQGYPDELAWDQIPLLARIFAVVDVYDALVSVRPYKAAWTPEQAQAEIERQAGTQFDPQVVRVFLALTSG
- a CDS encoding GTP-binding protein, translated to MTATEAPLKLVVSGPVGAGKTTFVQTISETPVVATEAEASEDIGKTHTTVAFDFGTLRLDGQDVHLYGTPGQDRFNFMWEVLCEGALGLVLLVAGDRPEDFAHARNMLDFITSRIPVPFLVGVTRQDQASVWLPEDVALYFGLPETQVVGLNATCPDQVRRTLATLLELQLAPALRTEHHPSPFIH
- a CDS encoding roadblock/LC7 domain-containing protein; its protein translation is MTATMSKQDQLTSTLTTLRGALPELRGALVATVDGLPIAQDMGGGVDANRVAAMAATALGLGKRINDTLGSGQLTDMSVGGTDGQVYIYAAGKKGVLAVVAPAGVNLGLLHMEARDAAQSVSIIL
- a CDS encoding HD-GYP domain-containing protein; its protein translation is MRASAPAVSARSHRPATSEQPEHPMRLARCAAAWSPTAHAGRVALLAVAVARQLELPAAQVREVYRAGLIHDLGKLFVPPQVRRKPTALTAHEWGQMQRHPVYSARLIRLLPGLSRTVRRAARHHHERWDGTGYPAGLSGEAIPLLARILAVCDVYDALSSPRSYKRAWEPGAVQREFKAQTGSHFDPQIVAALGEVLRWPFHSGSKT
- a CDS encoding recombinase family protein: MSGGNAQRPQLTALLGHAREGDTVVVHSMDRLARNLDDLRSLVNGLTEKGVRVEFIKEGLTFTGEDSAMSKLLLSVMGAFAEFERSLIRERQREGITAAKKAGGYKGRRKTLTAAQVSELQRRAEKGESKASLARDLGISRETVYQYLKTARDV
- a CDS encoding DUF808 domain-containing protein: MSGGLVALLDDVAALAKLAAASIDDIGAAAGKAGVKAIGVVVDDTAVTPRYVTGFTPDRELPIIWRIARGSLKNKIVFILPAALLLSQFLPWALNPLLMVGGAYLCFEGAEKLYEAVWGHHNPEGEDVIKLASDAHEEKMVSGAIRTDFILSAEIMAISLAEVAAQPLFSRALILVLVALMITALVYGVVGLIVKADDLGVRLAATGSRTAQAVGRGLVKGMPVVMSALSVIGTAAMLWVGGHIITDGLDKFGLSWPAHTLHELALAAGGAIPFAAGVVEWLVETLGSALVGVLLGGLIVAALHLRPKKGGAH
- a CDS encoding MgtC/SapB family protein — protein: MDSFWNELKLMQGPLVAFVLSGMIGWERERMHRSAGLRTHMLVGMSAALFVVLAESLIVSFGTDDNGVRFDMIGLLGAVVSGISFLGAGAIFSDRGQKAKGLTTAAGLLATAGVGVACGLHLYVLATGATLLFLFTLAVVQRLAQGETDSAAEEQE